From a region of the Arachis ipaensis cultivar K30076 chromosome B09, Araip1.1, whole genome shotgun sequence genome:
- the LOC107614698 gene encoding uncharacterized protein LOC107614698, with protein sequence MHKSLSLVSRQFFSLTNRLRTDLAVLDPVRPLLPTLLRRFPNLTTIKITRYFTGDINALLSQIALFDLPSLRSLDLSHQPTFPSHGLQQFSQKFPTLKSLNCSFMPQDLGLIVECFPSLEEIDVNFPPCDEITDYSRVKAFASELKKLRKVNVSVFLLKKKIFYQNNSPKQALRKITHIANAIRQRSQLRSLAFSGSHDKISEFIDALVNLKGFTCLDLSCLRISDEVLCAVAEEGLPLRKLSLQCCKGYGYHGISRLLRKCNHLHYLDLEGTDFLNDQRVELPETPYFIAKQAENSLKKDRPSCFFIQRDVYLNHHDHVELHSLPGEELSSGIPENMLGFIARSRLKILSSSNGLLLCLHPTELFIINPATCYLLHIPLPNHLQQRENLYSVSMTLECDSDNYRLILFDNEEWSSHFDCHVYSHKQGVWSLRKNRFFA encoded by the exons ATGCATAAATCACTCTCCCTCGTCTCCCGCCAGTTCTTTTCCCTTACCAACCGCCTCCGCACCGACCTCGCCGTTCTCGACCCTGTCCGCCCTCTCCTTCCCACCCTCCTCCGCCGTTTTCCCAACCTGACGACCATCAAAATCACGCGCTACTTCACGGGTGACATCAACGCGCTCCTCTCCCAAATTGCTTTGTTCGACCTACCCTCACTCCGTTCCCTTGACCTGTCCCACCAACCCACCTTCCCTTCACATGGGTTGCAACAATTCTCCCAAAAGTTTCCAACTTTGAAGTCACTCAACTGTTCCTTCATGCCTCAGGATTTGGGCTTAATTGTCGAATGCTTCCCGAGCCTAGAAGAAATCGATGTGAATTTCCCTCCGTGTGATGAGATAACAGATTATTCCCGTGTAAAGGCCTTTGCTTCAGAGCTTAAGAAGCTTAGAAAGGTGAATGTTTCAG tttttttattaaaaaaaaaaattttttatcaaaataatagtCCCAAACAAGCATTAAGGAAAATAACTCACATTGCTAACGCGATCCGTCAGAGATCCCAATTGAGGTCTTTGGCTTTTAGCGGTTCGCATGATAAGATTTCGGAGTTCATTGATGCATTGGTAAATTTGAAGGGTTTCACTTGTCTTGATCTGTCTTGTTTGCGTATATCTGACGAGGTCTTGTGTGCTGTTGCGGAAGAAGGCCTTCCCTTGAGGAAACTCTCTCTGCAGTGCTGTAAGGGATATGGATACCATGGGATTTCTCGCTTGTTGAGAAAGTGTAACCATTTGCATTATTTAGATCTTGAGGGCACAGATTTTCTGAATGATCAGCGGGTGG AGCTTCCAGAAACTCCATACTTTATAGCAAAACAAGCAGAAAACTCATTGAAAAAAGATCGTCCTTCATGCTTCTTCATTCAAAGAGATGTCTATCTGAATCACCACGACCACGTCGAGTTGCATTCTCTGCCGGGAGAGGAACTTTCCTCCGGCATCCCTGAAAACATGCTAGGATTCATCGCGCGATCGCGGCTCAAGATTCTAAGCTCAAGCAACGGTTTACTTCTTTGTCTTCATCCAACAGAATTATTTATCATCAATCCAGCAACTTGTTACCTTTTACACATTCCCCTCCCCAACCACTTGCAGCAGCGAGAGAATCTTTATAGTGTCTCCATGACACTGGAATGCGACTCTGATAATTACAGGTTGATTCTTTTTGACAATGAAGAGTGGAGTTCACATTTTGATTGCCATGTTTATAGTCATAAACAAGGTGTTTGGAGCTTAAGGAAGAACCGTTTCTTTGCTTGA